In Rissa tridactyla isolate bRisTri1 chromosome 5, bRisTri1.patW.cur.20221130, whole genome shotgun sequence, the sequence AGAAGCTCAGTCCAGTCTTAACTTTGGAGAAAGGCACGtggttttttttatctctgcatGTCACTGGATAGATTAGATGAGATATATTTATCTAGATGGCAATCTGTGTAGCTGCAAAGATACAGCCACAAAATTCCATGGGTTGAGATCATCCCATGTTGTTTAGCATCCCAGCACTTCATTTTGATGGTTGACATGTTTTCatcaaaacataaagaaaatgagTAATTTGACCTCAAGTGTTTGttgtttgagctttttttttttttttttaattcacattaaaaaaataaagggcttgttgggtggatttttttaaggaaaaacaacctTTTGAACATTTTCCTTGTACAGTATTTGCTCCTGTTTGCTTGTGTTTTACAGTTGCTCTACTTTGCTTGTTCTCAGCAGGGTCCCTCCTAGGAAGGACAGAGAAAtcttaaggaagagaaaaatgcatgaaagaaataaggaagatgataaaaatatGTCATTTCCTGCAATGATTGTCaaggaaaataacagaataaaTGCACTGTTATATTTTTGACCACTCTCAGATCCAATGAATCAACAGATGTCCCATGCTCTGACAGCACAACAGTTAAatcacctcactgtccacttggTCTGCCCTTTAAAGTacttttttaagaaagaaaagttgaaaaatcATGGATAAACACACTCCAAGGAAATATTTCCTGTGTACAGCAGAAACGAGCTGAGGGAGAGCCCCCGTTCAACACTGGGGTCAGTCCCCATCACAATGTATGGAGGCAGGAGAGTAGGGTCACTGGGAGGAAACCAGTGTAAACAGGATCTGCTTTTATCagtgggaaaaaagaaacaaccctaTTTAAATTAGCCAGAAATATGTGCCTATATGTTTTAATCACAAGCTGCTGTTTCCAAGTATTGCGGCAGGGTTGTCACAGACATGGAGCTGCCCATCACACACTGTCGCTGGATGCGAGATGTTGATTGTCCCTTCTGCTTTTGCAAGGAACTAGCGAGGGGCAGCCCGTGCTTGCAGCACAGGCAGCATGACTGGGCTGGAGAGGCAGGACGGGAGGACCAGGGTTGGCTTGGGAAGGATGCTTGCCTTGGGAAGCCCTGGATGCAGGGCAAGAAAGGAGACCTGCCAGCCTTGCAGAGCACCCTTCTTGGTGGGACACTGGGGCTAGAGGAGACCTGCCAGCCTTGAGGAGTATCCCTCCtggtgggatgctggggctgggaccTGCCAGTCTTGCAGAGCACCCTTTTGGGTGGgacgctggggctggaggagacctGCCAGCCTTGCAGAGCATCCCTCCTGGTGGGATGCCGGGACTGGGGGGGGGACTTGACAGCCTTGCAGAGGCGGGGTGCGGGTGCCTGTTGTCTCCAATGAGGAggtgcagccccccagcagcgCGGCGCCAGGacccccggggcggggcgggggggggaacgggacccGCCGGGCAAACCCTGCGCGCTGCTGCCCCCTGGCGGCGACGGGCGGCGCCGCGGCGGGACGGCTGCACCCTCGGGgtacctgcccccccccccccgcaggggTGTTTGCACCCCAGTGCTGCGTgtcgccccccccaccccgagtgGGTGCCTGCCCATCCCAGGGAGTGACATCGCCCCCGTAGGGGCCGTAGCGGGTGCATATCCCTCAAGTGTGTTCCTGGCCTCTCCGTCGGTTCCTGGGCCCCGCAGTagtgcctccccccgccccccgagcGGGTCTCTGCCCCCCAAGTACGTGCCTGCCCCCAGCAGTGGTCTCGCCACCCCGCGTAGGGTCTGCGAGGGCCCGGCGCTGCTACCGgcttccccctgccccgggctCGCCTCGTCCCacagccgccgcctcctcctcctcctcctcctcctcctccggcggcACCTGACGCGCGGGGCTCCCGacagccgcccccccgcccccggcccggcccaccccaccccacccctccctccctccctccccccctccccacgcccctCCCGGAGCTCTTCCCGGCGAGCGGGAAGGCGAGCGGAGCCGCCGAGTGCTGCCGGCCACTGCCCAGCGCAGCCCCCCGGAGCATGCGAGGGCAGCGGGGGGGTACCGACCTCGCTGCCCCCccgggcgggccggcggcggggctgagcgGCGGCCAGagccggtggcggggaggggggaagcgaGGCCGGCCGGCGTGAAGCGGGCTAAGGCGGGGGGCGAGGAGCAGCGCATCCCGCCTGCCCTCCACCCCTCCACCCCGGCCGGGGGGACCGAGCCTTGCCTCGGGGTCGGGGGGAGAGCGAGGTGCTGAGCGAGCCTtggagggggctgcggggatcATGCCGGGGGGGCTGCGCCTCGGCATTGCTTTCTCCTCGCCCTCCATGGAGCCCGGACTTTTTCTACAATGACTTTCCCTGATCTGAGCAATGGCAGCTTGAGTGGGAACCAGACGGGACAGGGCAGCCAGAGCGGTGCCAACCggtcctgggggctgcaaggTGAGGACACCCTCGAGGGCAACGGCACCACGCTGACTTTCGCCTTGGACGTGCAGGCAGTGGGCGTCGGGGTCTTCCTGGCTGTCTTCATCCTCTCGGCCATCGTGGGGAACATCCTCGTCATCCTCTCGGTGGCTTGCAACCGGCACTTGCAGACGGTCACTAACTACTTCATCGTCAACCTGGCCATCGCCGACCTGCTGCTCAGCACCACCGTGCTGCCCTTCTCGGCCACCTTGGAAGTGCTGGGCTTCTGGGTGTTTGGGCGCATCTTCTGCAACATCTGGGCAGCGGTGGACGTGCTGTGCTGCTCTGCCTCCATCATGAGCCTGTGCATCATCTCCGTGGACAGGTATATTGGCGTCAAATACTCCCTCAAGTACCCCACAATCATGACTGAGAGGAAGGCTGGGGTCATCCTCGTGGTGGTCTGGCTCTCCTCCATGGTAATCTCCATTGGGCCGCTACTGGGATGGAAGGAGCCGCCACCACCGGATGAGAGCATCTGTAGCATCACGGAGGAGCCGGGCTATGCCCTgttctcctccctcttctccttctaCCTGCccctcatggtcatcctggtgaTGTACTTCAGGATCTACGTGGTGGCCAGGCGGACCACCCGGAGCTTGGAGGCAGGGGTCAAGAAGGAGAGGAATAAATCCATGGAGGTGGTACTGCGCATCCACTGCCGCAGCGTGCTGGAGGAGCCTCTCTCCAGCACCCGGAGCAAGGGGCACAACTTCAGGAGCTCCCTCTCCGTGCGGCTCCTCAAGTTCTCCCGTGAGAAAAAAGCAGCCAAGACTCTCGCCATTGTCGTGGGTGTTTTCATCCTCTGCTGGTTCCCATTcttctttgttctgccttttgGTAAGTGACCCTGTCCCCTATGTCAGCCCCACTGCCCATGTCTGAGCCCCCAGGAACCTGCTCCTTGGGAAAAACTTTCAGGACACAACTCATGCATGGAGGTGAGGGATAGGTAACTGGTAGGTGAATAAACCAGCAAGGaattaattcaattaattaaCACTTATACAATATTTATTAATCAGAGTCATATAATCAATCAAAGTAAATAGCAAATGAATAAAATAGCAGCATAATAATtggtttaattaatttattctgcATTCAGCGGCTTAATTAATGAAGTTCAGGCTGAGGAGGAAGCAGCTCTGTTTCAAACAGGCTGTAACTGTGGCACAGTGGTCTCCAAACAGCTTTgcagtccctgtccccagcctccctTCCTTCTGATTTTGGGGAGGGCACCTGGATCTGCCTTTGTGGGCCCAGGGCTTTCACCTCTGTTTTGAACTGGTGACGATGTTGGAGATCAGTGAGGTCTGATCTCCCCAAGGAGCATGTCAGAGTCTGAAGCGTAAGTCTCACTGACTTCCCAGGACGACAATATTGTGCAGGGACCTGGAGCAGGACCAGGTCTTACCTACAAGGGTGATGGTCCTAGGTGATTTCCTGGGTCTGATCCACCTCCTGCAGGAGTCGTGCCCACAGCTCCTGGCCCTGCCATGGTGCCCGTGTCACCGGGTGCTCCTTTGGTGTTGTCTGACAGGTTTCGTGCTCTGAAGTTTTGGCAAGTTGTTTGCCCGTCTGAAAAGCACGTAGACCTCTACGTACAGAGGAGGCCGAGCAGGCACAGAGCCCTCCGGAGAAGTGTGATGTCCAAAATGACGTCCCCTTTCAGCACCAGTGCTACCTACAGCCCATAAAGTGCAGGAACGCGCCTCTTCATCACCACCTCATCAGGCACCCGGTTCAGGGGATCAGATTAACCTTCTGGAGTGGTGTACAAAcctgggaggggtggggagggcgaAGAAATGTAAATAACTTATGAATATAGAGGATGGCCTTTGCGCAGAGCTTAGCAAAGCAGAGAGGTCTGTCACTCCATCTGCTCGGTGGCACCTGCatgtcccacagccccccagggaCTTGTGTCCAAGTAACCCTGCAGCCAGGGAAACATATAGCTAGTTCTGCACTTTTtctcaggatttttaaaaaagtcaatgGAAATAGCATCGTGACCACAAGATTAATTTTCACCTGCTGAGGTTCTGATCTGCCTCCAGCATTGTGGCTGtccccctggggacagctggagcCCAAGGCTATTAGACACCTAATTGCGGCCAAACAATCCCCATCTGCCCTCCAAGGGGGATAATTCACCAGGATCAATGGTGCCTCCGGAGCAGGGGTGTCCCTAGGGTGGTGGATCAAGGTGTGGGTGCCTGGTCTCACCATGCTGCTGTCTTGTACCTCTCTGCTTCAGTTTCTCTCTCTGGGTGAGGGTGGCATTTGGTGAGTTTATCGCAGCTCTCTGTAGGGGTGAAATTGCGGCTGTGAAGAGTTTTCAACCTATGTGAGCATGGGGGTTCATGGTATAGCTCAGGCAGGGAGCCATAAGGCTGCTGTGAACTTCTCTCACTGCAAGACCTGAGATGAATTATCCCATCtgactgtgcctcagtttccatttTGTTGAGGAGGTGTGTTGGGGGATTTTTGTAGCCTGCAAATAAATAGTTTGGGGCTCAGGGAGATGCCAGTACCCGAAGGCtgagctctctgggcagccctaGCGTGACACTCGCCTCCTTGGCCAGTCAGAAGGGCAGGAACCAACTCTGAACCTCATTCACACCTTTATACCTTACAGCTAATAAAGCTGGGAATCCGAATCCTGTTCCTCTCAGTTATTCCCAGTACTTGGAAATAGAGAACAAACATCAGGCAAATacttttcagtagaaaaaatattttattttgctttaccaTATCTGTCCTTCCTTGAAACTCGTGAACCAGTTTCTCACTGATGTAAATCATTACCGTTGCACTGAAGTCAAAGGAGacgctgatttacaccagctaaaAATCCAAACTTCATTCTTTGAGTACGTCCCGTGAACCCATTTGCTTCCTCCAAGCACATAACTTGCCGAGTTCTTTATAAACATAGTTTTGATCTTTACTTCCTGCTGTATTATACATATAGTATAAACACAGCAAAAGTTCATTTATTTTATGACTACAAAATACGCTGCCTTTGATTTCACCCCCCTTTTATTAATTGCAGTTTCCTATTCAAATCTGAGAATCATTTAATGCTACCTAGAAGGAGAACAGAAATTTCTGCAAGGAATAATCTCTGATTTTACAGCTCAGGAGGCAGGTCTGAAACTCAGAGAAATCAGCAAAGTTCACAGTAAATCCACAAATTGAAACATGCTGGGGCCAACTCTCCTTGAAAAGAAGATTCTAAATGGTTAGGTAGAAAGGCTTTTTTATTGGCTTGTTAGACAAACTTGCATGAAATAATTTGTGGCCAACTGGAAATGACATTGATACACGttctaaatgaaaatgaaacaccAGTGAGAAACAAAAATCACTTTCAGTTGAAGTGAAACGTATTATTTCAATTTAAGAAAGgaggaagttttttaaaaaatgagtactCAGATGCATTTCAAAATGAACTGTCACATTAAAATGAATAAGTGATCTattatattctgaaaatattggaatgttttgacttattttttttctatttgacaTGAATTTGCAAGAAGTTGCCATTGAGTGACTTACACTGTTGTCTGACTGTTGTCTGATTATACTTTTAAGGGATAAGTAAATTTGTAAACTGAAAAAAGACTCCCAGCTCTGCTTAGCATGGACTTAGCAATCAGAAACTTCTGTATCAGCCCTGTCATCGGTGTCTGTGTGAGTCTGCACGCGTCTTTGCATCTTTCTGCCAAATAGTTTCCAGCTTAGTTAAAAAGGAGTAATATTTATCCCATCGGTGTTCAGAAGCTGAAATAACCAATAATGTTAAATAACAGAACCTATTTATGTGCTGAATGTTGCCTGCCATTTCTCCATGCTTGAATCACCTACAAAGATACTTCTTTAAATCAGCTCAAACTCCTCAGTACCTCCACAGCCTATTTATCAGCTGAGTAATTTAGCTTGCTTGGGTTTGTGATACATGTCCCCAAGCACAGGATGCCATCACCAGGAGTTTTAACACAATTAACAGTCTGCATGGCTAATGAGACTCTTTAAGCAGCTGGCTGTTCAACAAGAGATGAAATCCTAATTACCCACAGAACTCTTGTGTGGGTTGTATTTTTTGCCGGGTGTGCAGTAGAGCTCTACTGAGCTGCTTTGTCTGGGGATCCTGAGTGGTGGTTGTGTGGTTTATGCCAGGGTGCCTCTTCCCTTAGCAAAGACCTATCAAGAGAACATAACTGGAGGCTTCtcacagatgtggggcaggagtTTAAGGGTGTTTTGTAGTATAGGATTCATCTCCCTTTGGTTGTCTCAGACATCTGTGCCTTCATCTCAGCTAGTCATAGCATCACGGAGGTGCTAGTTGGAAGGGACCGGGACCTCTGAAGGTCCAACTCCCTCTCTGAGCAACGTTTACACCGATACCAGACCAGTCGTATTCACCCAAAGCTCTCTTTAGCTTTCCAAGGCAAGTACCTGAAGGTGTGACTCATCTGGCCTATTTTGGACATCCTCcttaggatgagatgaattgtGGTGTCAATCTGCCTCTTCTTCTCCCTTGATTCTGGCTGCTTGAAGTAGCCAGAGGCAACTAACCAGCTGATGGTGTCTGCACTGCAGGTAGGATGTATCTAATCTGCATGTTTTTGAATCTAATGGAAGCAAGATACCCGGCTGAGGGAAAGCTCAATCCTGTGTTGGTACAAGCCTTTATTTGACACTGGAAAATCGACACAGAAATTCTTTCTTAAGACACTCAAGCATAGAGGCTTCACTGGCTCTTCTGCTAATGGAAAATCCGGCTAAAATTTAGGTACTGGATTTGTCCTTGCATTAAGGCAC encodes:
- the ADRA1D gene encoding alpha-1D adrenergic receptor isoform X1 is translated as MTFPDLSNGSLSGNQTGQGSQSGANRSWGLQGEDTLEGNGTTLTFALDVQAVGVGVFLAVFILSAIVGNILVILSVACNRHLQTVTNYFIVNLAIADLLLSTTVLPFSATLEVLGFWVFGRIFCNIWAAVDVLCCSASIMSLCIISVDRYIGVKYSLKYPTIMTERKAGVILVVVWLSSMVISIGPLLGWKEPPPPDESICSITEEPGYALFSSLFSFYLPLMVILVMYFRIYVVARRTTRSLEAGVKKERNKSMEVVLRIHCRSVLEEPLSSTRSKGHNFRSSLSVRLLKFSREKKAAKTLAIVVGVFILCWFPFFFVLPFGSFFPSLKPSEIVFKVIFWLGYFNSCVNPIIYPCSSKEFKRAFIRLLKCQCHRRRRPIWRVYDHHWRGASINSSVQDPETDLRPRINTLNSSFIFNSSLQETPSKRRTLSFKGWKMLTPFQKPASTQLKEKMNSLSNKIRGGSSKGGVAATYKTEVESVSIGIPHDFAETIDYQTYDLADCCGLRETDI
- the ADRA1D gene encoding alpha-1D adrenergic receptor isoform X2 → MTFPDLSNGSLSGNQTGQGSQSGANRSWGLQGEDTLEGNGTTLTFALDVQAVGVGVFLAVFILSAIVGNILVILSVACNRHLQTVTNYFIVNLAIADLLLSTTVLPFSATLEVLGFWVFGRIFCNIWAAVDVLCCSASIMSLCIISVDRIYVVARRTTRSLEAGVKKERNKSMEVVLRIHCRSVLEEPLSSTRSKGHNFRSSLSVRLLKFSREKKAAKTLAIVVGVFILCWFPFFFVLPFGSFFPSLKPSEIVFKVIFWLGYFNSCVNPIIYPCSSKEFKRAFIRLLKCQCHRRRRPIWRVYDHHWRGASINSSVQDPETDLRPRINTLNSSFIFNSSLQETPSKRRTLSFKGWKMLTPFQKPASTQLKEKMNSLSNKIRGGSSKGGVAATYKTEVESVSIGIPHDFAETIDYQTYDLADCCGLRETDI